Proteins encoded together in one Bos indicus isolate NIAB-ARS_2022 breed Sahiwal x Tharparkar chromosome 25, NIAB-ARS_B.indTharparkar_mat_pri_1.0, whole genome shotgun sequence window:
- the CDIPT gene encoding CDP-diacylglycerol--inositol 3-phosphatidyltransferase: MASENIFLFVPNLIGYARIVFAIISFYFMPCCPLTASSFYLLSGLLDAFDGHAARVLNQGTRFGAMLDMLTDRCSTMCLLVNLALLYPRATLLFQLSMSLDVASHWLHLHSSVVRGSESHKMIDLSGNPVLRIYYTSRPALFTLCAGNELFYCLLYLFNFSEGPLVGSVGLFRMGLWITAPIALLKSLISVIHLITAARNMAALDAADRAKRK, encoded by the exons ATGGCAAGCGAAAATATCTTCCTGTTTGTGCCTAACCTCATCG GTTATGCTCGGATTGTCTTCGCCATCATTTCTTTCTACTTCATGCCCTGCTGCCCCCTCACGGCCTCCTCCTTTTACCTGCTCAGCGGACTTCTGGACGCTTTCGATGGACATGCTGCTCGAGTCCTTAATCAAG GGACCCGGTTTGGGGCCATGCTGGACATGCTGACAGACCGGTGCTCCACGATGTGTCTGCTGGTCAACCTGGCCCTGCTGTACCCTCGCGCCACCCttctcttccagctcagcatGAGCCTGGATGTGGCCAGCCACTGGCTGCACCTCCACAG TTCTGTGGTCCGAGGCAGTGAAAGTCACAAGATGATCGACCTGTCTGGAAACCCCGTGCTTCGCATCTACTACACCTCCAGA CCTGCTCTGTTCACCCTGTGTGCTGGAAATGAGCTCTTCTACTGCCTCCTCTACCTGTTTAATTTCTCCGAGGGACCTTTAG TTGGCTCGGTGGGTCTTTTCCGAATGGGCCTCTGGATCACCGCCCCTATCGCCCTGCTCAAGTCTCTCATCAGCGTCATCCACCTGATCACAGCTGCCCGCAACATGGCTGCCCTGGACGCGGCAGATCGGGCCAAGAGGAAGTGA
- the LOC109578731 gene encoding putative protein T-ENOL, with product MSSTLARNEEKKGSRPSQPTTPATSLGCDLKVSRSEEFLTQISTELTDEALFVAAYHMNPVPIKEKQTQDRGTQISKHVFFTKTRGTDTRSDRNRTHTKVHLLPSPHEKGPLPTNLTSGG from the exons ATGTCATCCACTCTTGCCAGGAATGAGGAGAAAAAGGGCAGCCGGCCATCccaacccacaacccctgcaacCTCACTGGGCTGCGATCTG AAGGTTTCTCGCTCTGAGGAATTCCTGACACAGATCAGCACGGAACTCACTGACGAGGCCTTGTTTGTTGCTGCCTACCACATGAATCCTGTGCCCATCAAGGAAAAACAGACACAAGACCGAGGGACTCAGATATCCAAACACG TGTTCTTCACCAAGACCCGAGGCACTGATACCCG CTCCGACAGAAACCGTACCCACACGAAGGTACATCTCCTGCCATCCCCTCATGAGAAG GGACCTCTCCCTACCAACTTGACGTCTGGAGGATGA